A single Lactuca sativa cultivar Salinas chromosome 8, Lsat_Salinas_v11, whole genome shotgun sequence DNA region contains:
- the LOC122195480 gene encoding S-protein homolog 1-like, whose amino-acid sequence MYIIDSEIQNLIVHVHSKDNDLGNHTMTIRDTFHWEFRMNFGETTEFSGKFYWMMTDNQVYREVAFPVFNNQIAAECGNKLVKTNKCFWLVKYDGFYLSKGSPSDGRLKYSWGLGNI is encoded by the coding sequence ATGTATATCATCGATTCAGAAATTCAAAATCTAATTGTTCATGTTCATTCAAAAGATAATGATCTTGGGAACCATACGATGACTATACGTGACACGTTCCATTGGGAATTTCGTATGAATTTTGGTGAAACAACCGAATTCAGCGGGAAATTTTATTGGATGATGACTGACAATCAAGTCTACAGAGAGGTTGCGTTTCCAGTTTTCAATAATCAAATTGCTGCAGAATGTGGTAACAAATTAGTGAAGACGAATAAGTGTTTTTGGTTAGTAAAGTATGATGGTTTTTATTTGTCAAAAGGCAGCCCATCAGATGGGAggttaaagtattcatggggacttggaaatatataa